Within Oncorhynchus keta strain PuntledgeMale-10-30-2019 chromosome 30, Oket_V2, whole genome shotgun sequence, the genomic segment GCGTTCAAACCGTTACCCAGAAACGTCTCActgcctggagggagagagggggggagagagagagagagagagagagagagagagagagagagagagagagagagagagagagagagagagagagagaggttagaccACAAGAACACATCCACACGTGGCACGACTAatatatattataaactgggtggttcgagccctgaatgctgattggctgaaagctgtataccacaggtatgagaaaacatatatttttactgctctaattacgttggtaaccagtttatgatAGCAACaaggcacctcagtggtttgtggtatatgacTATACCAAAGCATAgctgcatacattttacatatgggtgaCCCCaggaatcaaaaccacaaccctgGCATTTCAAACTCcaagctctaccaactgagctacagcagACCATGCTGGTAGCTAATGTTGAATATAACTTTCAGATTGAATGATGTGTTAAATAAGATAACGCATCCCTTCATCCACAGACAGTAATACAAATCCATTAGATGTCATGGAGAAAACGTGCATTAGTtgaaacagtgttattttgtgtgACTCTCTAATTTCATGTAAAGTTGATGCATGTTCGTGAACCGATGCTGTCACCAGTAAAAAGAAATGTAATGTGGGTTGATGAAAGGGGCTCAAACCGCGGCTACCCATAGGCGTATTCTCCATCTGAGTCATCGTTTACGCACAAACCCCACGCATGTATGGGACACACTACCATAAAGGTGTAGACCTAAAGGCTACTCACTGCAGTCACTATTGTCCTCCACGCCGCTGTCGCTGACCACTGAGCCGTCGTCCCCTAGCCCGGTGCGTCGTTTGGCTTCAGACAAGAGCAGCTCGTATTCGTACGGAACGCTTTGGGAAGGCTCTCTCAACTCCTCAACCACGTCAGCGAACTCCTGGAGCAGATCAGTGAGCTCCAGCTCCATGTCTGATAGGGGATTTAGAAAATGGTTTAAATTAGAGTGGGAATAATTAAATTCATGAATTATTTTACACGTTTATTTTAATCAGCCTATTAATACTACTAAAGAGATTCAAAGTTTTTCAAAAATGTTCTATTAAAAACTAAATAATGTATACCAAACTAAATCAATCCACATTAAATCTACAACAGCAGgaataaaatacaataaaaaacgCTGCAATAATCAATAGCCTAataatacaaatgtaaaaaatcaAGTCAACGCTCAAGACTCGCCTGAAAAGTTCTCTGTAGACATTCTGAAAAGCTGGAATTGTGCGTCTATGACTTATAGAAGACAGAAACTGTTCAAGAAGTGAAGTTTCAAGTTGATAGGTGGGGTCTTCTGTTTATAAAGCCTCTATAGACTCTACTCACAACCGGAAAAGACGCTCTCTGCAGCACCCAATCAGGTCACTGCGCGCGGCTTCTGTGGTTACAGCAGTGAGTGGGCGT encodes:
- the si:dkey-27i16.2 gene encoding regulator of cell cycle RGCC-like → MSTENFSDMELELTDLLQEFADVVEELREPSQSVPYEYELLLSEAKRRTGLGDDGSVVSDSGVEDNSDCSSETFLGNGLNASEEEIHTAGITVTPKARMGDTGDLQRFIDSLDRELAEM